DNA from Aphis gossypii isolate Hap1 chromosome 3, ASM2018417v2, whole genome shotgun sequence:
AGTAGTTGGTGGTTTTAGCATTAAAGACCAAATTGCTGCCTTATCTTCAGGTGTTGATATTATTGTTGCTACCCCTGGCCGTCTGGAAGATCTTATATCTGGTGGCCACTTATCTTTATCTCATtgtagattttatatattggaCGAAGCTGATGGATTATTAAAACAACGTTATACaaaacttatagaaaatctACACGAGAAGATGCCAAAAGTTGCATGCGATGGTAAAAGACTTCAAATGATTGTTTGCTCTGCAACACTTCATGattttgaagtaaaaaaattggCGACGCGTCTCATGCACTTTCCAACTTGGGTAGATCTTAAAGGTGAAGACGCTGTTCCTGAGACTGTGCACCATGTTGTGGTTACTGTTGATTCCCAGAAAGATTCGTCGTGGACTTGTTTGAAAAATCCCATTCCAACTGATGGTGTACATGACAGAGATAATATAAGAGCACTGAATACATCTGAAGCTTTATCTCAAGGAGTAAAGCTTTTAAAAGGTGAATACTGTATTAAAGCTATTAACAAACACAAAATGGACAAAGCTCTCATATTTTGTCGTACTAAACTTGACTgtgataatttagaaaaatactttaaacaaCTTGGTTCTTTTTATACTTGTTGTACTCTTCATGGATCGCGAAATGTTAATGACCGTAGAATGAATTtagaaaagtttaaaaatggcGAGATCAAGTTCTTAATTTGTACTGATGTAGCAGCTCGTGGCATTGATGTTAACGGGTTACCTTTCATGATTAATATGACTTTACCAGATGATAAGACAAATTATGTACATAGAATTGGTCGTGTGGGTAGAGCAGAACGTATGGGATTGGCCATTTCATTTGTAGCTACTATCCCAGAAAAAGTTTGGTATCACGGCGAATGGTGTCCATCCAGAGGACAGAGGTGTTCTAATACTAATTTAACTACTAACAAAGGCTGTTGCATATGGTACAATGAACCCCAATATTTGGCTGAAATTGAAGATCATTTGAACATAACTATACCTCAAGTTGGATCAGAACTGGATATTCCTATGAATGAATTTGATGGAAAAGTAGTTTatggcaaaaaaaaagaaaataaaggaccctcttataaaaatcattatgacCAACTGTTGTCTACTATCAATGAACTCACTCAATTAGAAACTAAGgctcaatatttgtatttgcacatgcttaataattaactgtaacattttgtacaaagtacttgtattaaaaaaaaaaaacatacatttgtatattaaacaattcagaatataattttcttctcTAAATTCCTGACTgggttttattttctaattttatacactgctgtataattatatactgtgTGTTAAAAATCATGAATTACAAACTATCTTTCTTCATTCCAGTTCCAACGGGTCCATGACGTCTCTCCCATATCATGCGATTCAATTGTTTTGCATAACATCTTTCAGCAGTAACAGCAACGCCCAAATCACCatctacaaattaattattttaaacataaatatatccattttactgtattaaaaattaattctacactaacatttaattgaataattttcctCGGCTTCTTGATAAATGTCAGACAATGGTTTGCATTTCCTTATACCATCAGGTGATTCATAAATCCGACAATCCTCGTACCTCTGCCTTAAAATGGATAGAATATTGCTATCTATCAgcctataacatttaaattaaccaattataaaaattcaaacaataatcTTTGTAccagaaatttaatatttcattaatatatgtatattttagatttaaaacaaagagataaatgtattggttCAAcaaagtacattatttttgtgatgTCACCTTTAGCAGTagtaaaaatgctttgatttttaattttgagggTGATTTCTGGTAGAAAATTGaatcatgtataaaaatgacatACTCAATGACAAGATACACTCCACACTTactataaagaataaataataagtttttataacttgatataaagttatatataaacctaatttaattttgttgtctaaaagaaaaaaatatttgaaatacataaattataatatgaagtaggtaatacttaattaaattaaaatgaataaaagataaaaatataaatgttgaaatatgataacaaaattaacaatttttatattagatatctTTTAAGACGTCGTTGTATACCCATGAGTAGTCTACATCTtactaacatataataataatattataggtatagtatatttttgttcagtaaaacaaattgtgcgttaacttaaatatgaagagtaaaattacataatatgaaactaaaaggtaagaatattatcagtgttattttgtaagttttttactgtgttttaatctttaagtgaattatgagtataaaaaatattaaatatttgaaaatacttataaatcaatttaaaaataaaatatcataaaaacccAACAAGTGAACAcaaataatgttcttacctaaaagtttaataattggtaattgcactttaatatttaaacaataaaataatgcattcAATTTGTAGGTACAACACATAAAAGTATGACATTCTCAGTCTGACAACTGAGATCTGTTCATCtacaaatttcataataaattataaaattgttcaaatataACTATGGATAAACTGtagtatttgttatataagttcaaaaatgtatcaataactacctataagtataaattaataatttatacattttgaaacgattaatttaaaaaaaaaaaatttaattttaaaataaaataaaatactattgctttgcaaatataaatatttttttatttgttacacaTACTTATCCCGAATTAATTGTTGGTTGGCTTCCCATTTGCATAGTCTATCGTCGTCATAACACTGATCAACTGTGGGCACTCTACGCAATTGTTCGTGATAATAGTTGTAATCTTTCTGATTGGGCTTTACAATggtttctaaaaacaaaagacatgttaatgtaaataagaagacccaataactttttttttaataagtacaatgttgagtaaatgaaaataatatttgtaaataacaaataaacagTTACGGTGTTACCTCTAACCCAGATTACTGGTCCAAGGATTATGCCCTTTAAGTTCTCTAAAAAATCTTCGATTGAGTTCCGACCAGTATGCACTTGTTTTTCGTAACCGAAAATCTTCCCGGGCATGGCATCTGAATCTGAAGACATTGTCGTcgatctaatattttattaattgaaaaaaaattcttaaaacaatgaaaattttGCGAATGTCGCCGTGTTAAGTGTTATCAGCAGATTCTCAATTATACAGATAATCAGTCGGGAAAACGACCTTTGGGAACGATTACCGATGAATTTGATAGTGAGGCTCACGGTATTTATGTACAGCACTGCTGGTGAAACTGTACCTGTACTTACTACTTATCAAGAAACTaaaatttgctaataaaaattgGGCGGATAGACAAACTCAAGAATCaagattacaataaataaattaatcacttGATTCACTTTCAAGGTAGAATCGTATCTCGATTTTTCGATAGTGCTTTATATTCTACcatccaattttaatttaattaaaaaccacaCGCTTAAACCAAACGCCATGAAATTCTGTGGACCTAAACTATCCCTATGCGGGATCATTATCAGCATTTGGGGAATAATCCAATtggtaagtaaataaatagattttttcagTCGATTTTAActgatattttcattatttaacaattatcttTGCACAGGTCTTGATGGGATTTTTCTATTACATCCGGAGTGTAGCTCTTATTGAAGACTTGAACATCCCTGAGGAACACAAGTTCACTGATCAACAAGAGTTCTACAGCTATGCTGACAAAATGTATTCTTTGGTAAGAATTAATAAtggcttatataataataaataaatagatcaacagattttatactatacaaaatCTACAATTACCTActgttaatttgtttatgagACAGTCTCTTGTGTTATGTCCTTTATCGTacttggttttaaaaatgggCGTGGGTTTTTTTCTATGCTTGGTTGTACACTTGtaccataaatttaaataaatcttcttctattatcatacattgtaacagataaataattacctgAAAACTCTTAGgtgacattaaaaatatatgattagaattaatttgtctagtaaaattgtttgatgtaTATCAAGCTATCATAAAGTTAAATACTatctaaatactattttttcccTTATAATcctttgataaaatatgtatgacattttaatttgaagtatttaatgaaaatggtttggtaccatattataatacctttattatcttaaatttattttatccgtGTTGGGTTGAAATGTAGTAAAAgagaatatttatgaattaaaattattaaacatttctatgcataaatatgttaagtaaaattgtatacgaTTGTTAAacaagaattaaatataatagtataaaaatataataaatcaaaaatatgtaaatcatAAACATCATTGTTAGTTATTAACATGTGCTAGTTTCTCTTTGTATTTCATTCAATTTCAAAGAATAGTTAATCTTCGCTTTTATgtggattattatatttttgtaccttgttcaatgttaattttttcatagattacctgtttttgtaaatttcaaatttttctttaacaattgttttcacctaatacctatttgaaaaaataattagtggtGATTTTTCGTATAAGTTACATACTCAAGAAAAATTGgagtttaaatatgtattatttctaacatactgataaatatagtaatgtgATAAGGattctgaaaatatatttgaatttttcatcaaGTCTACTGAAGATTCACTTTCcatatttttcagattttataccccccaaaatctaaaaaagtaaaaagtaaaatattgtttatttaaatttttggagAAACAGTTTAAATGCATTGTTACTTACCACatagttttcataataatatgtcc
Protein-coding regions in this window:
- the LOC114119994 gene encoding ATP-dependent RNA helicase Ddx1, which gives rise to MAAAFEEMGVLPEIGKAIDEMDWLLPTDIQAEAIPLILGGGDVLIAAETGSGKTGAFCLPVIQIVWETLKQGGKQRNSLPVSASSVTDPWAMSVWDRSSSIAVTPDGKKCQSREQKDWHGCRATKGVKNSGKYYFETTVTDEGLCRVGWSTPGAVLDLGTDKFGFGFGGTGKKSNNKQFDSYGESFGLHDTIGCWLDLDNWTIGFSKNGTYLGDAFKIPANLKTSAFYPAVVLKNAEIAFNFGESSFKYDIPKDFIAVSKAASNRIELSQCNAPKIDSNTKKPNNAPYAIIIEPSRELAEQTFNQIKKFKKYLEEPQVKDLLVVGGFSIKDQIAALSSGVDIIVATPGRLEDLISGGHLSLSHCRFYILDEADGLLKQRYTKLIENLHEKMPKVACDGKRLQMIVCSATLHDFEVKKLATRLMHFPTWVDLKGEDAVPETVHHVVVTVDSQKDSSWTCLKNPIPTDGVHDRDNIRALNTSEALSQGVKLLKGEYCIKAINKHKMDKALIFCRTKLDCDNLEKYFKQLGSFYTCCTLHGSRNVNDRRMNLEKFKNGEIKFLICTDVAARGIDVNGLPFMINMTLPDDKTNYVHRIGRVGRAERMGLAISFVATIPEKVWYHGEWCPSRGQRCSNTNLTTNKGCCIWYNEPQYLAEIEDHLNITIPQVGSELDIPMNEFDGKVVYGKKKENKGPSYKNHYDQLLSTINELTQLETKAQYLYLHMLNN
- the LOC114119995 gene encoding NADH dehydrogenase [ubiquinone] 1 beta subcomplex subunit 10, with amino-acid sequence MSSDSDAMPGKIFGYEKQVHTGRNSIEDFLENLKGIILGPVIWVRETIVKPNQKDYNYYHEQLRRVPTVDQCYDDDRLCKWEANQQLIRDKLIDSNILSILRQRYEDCRIYESPDGIRKCKPLSDIYQEAEENYSIKYGDLGVAVTAERCYAKQLNRMIWERRHGPVGTGMKKDSL
- the LOC114119996 gene encoding ribonuclease kappa-B; amino-acid sequence: MKFCGPKLSLCGIIISIWGIIQLVLMGFFYYIRSVALIEDLNIPEEHKFTDQQEFYSYADKMYSLNAYNCWIAACLYIFTLVVSGHQFYMNNRNTMSL